CTGTAAAGATCTTCACTATTTGTCCGAAAGCAATTTTACTATTTTAAATAATTTATTAACTGAAGTAGGTAAAATGCTTTATGCTTTAATTGGAAAGTTAAAAGAAAATACTGTCAGGAAGGGTTCCGGGAAAAAACAATGATTTTTATTCTTTTTCTTCTTCTTCACCCTATCCCCTATACCCTCAACCCTAGACCCTATCTTAGGAGGTTCTCATGAATCAACTAAATCCCATGGAAATCCTGCTGGTCGAAGACAACCCGGCTGACGTCGAGCTGACCCTCAGGGCCCTGAAAAAACACAACCTGGCCAACCAGGTCAAGGTGGTCAATGACGGCGCCCAGGCCCTGGATTACCTGTTCGCCAGCGGCGCCTATGAAGGTGAGAACCGCCAACCGCCGCCGAAAGTCGTTTTCCTTGACCTGAAACTGCCCAAGGTGGACGGGCGCGAAGTGCTGCGGCGCATGAAAGCCGACGCCAAGACGCGGATCATCCCGGTGGTGGTGCTGACCTCTTCCCAGGAAGAACGCGACATTGCCGAAAGCT
The DNA window shown above is from Candidatus Aminicenantes bacterium and carries:
- a CDS encoding response regulator; protein product: MNQLNPMEILLVEDNPADVELTLRALKKHNLANQVKVVNDGAQALDYLFASGAYEGENRQPPPKVVFLDLKLPKVDGREVLRRMKADAKTRIIPVVVLTSSQEERDIAES